Proteins encoded by one window of Carcharodon carcharias isolate sCarCar2 chromosome 30, sCarCar2.pri, whole genome shotgun sequence:
- the LOC121271266 gene encoding sphingosine 1-phosphate receptor 1-like produces MDVETIVVGARLSPNFREYYNNETVALHYNYTGKLTPSRYKTGLRAHAIVFLIVCVFIILENLLVLMAIWKNSKFHTPMYYLLANLTLSDLLAGIAYTVNILLSGANTLKLTPVLWFLREGGVFITLTASVFSLLAIAVERHVTMVRMQLYNADKKCRTRLFVAADWTLSVFLGILPILGWNCIGNLSKCSTVLPLYSKNYILACILVFILILFAIVILYVRIYRLVKCNSPGVGTTRSLVARRCQKYLALLKTVTIVVGTFIACWLPLFIVLLLDVSCAAGTCRILYKADYFLGLAMINSALNPIIYTLTSRDMRRAIVRLLCLTKDGEQAKCCGILISECSTSQVDRSSHRHEPLHTTLSSGNGPQSPTRTSLA; encoded by the coding sequence atggatgtggagaccaTAGTGGTTGGAGCAAGACTGAGCCCCAATTTCAGGGAATACTACAACAATGAGACGGTTGCCTTGCACTATAATTACACTGGGAAGCTGACTCCGAGCCGATACAAGACGGGCTTGAGGGCTCATGCTATCGTGTTTCTAATAGTTTGTGTTTTTATAATATTGGAGAACTTGCTGGTTCTCATGGCCATCTGGAAGAATAGCAAGTTCCACACGCCGATGTATTACTTGCTGGCCAATCTAACTCTATCTGACCTGCTGGCAGGGATCGCTTATACGGTCAACATTTTGCTGTCCGGTGCTAACACTCTGAAGCTGACCCCAGTTTTGTGGTTCTTGAGAGAGGGAGGTGTTTTTATCACACTCACAGCCTCGGTCTTCAGTCTCCTGGCCATCGCAGTGGAGAGGCATGTCACCATGGTGAGGATGCAATTGTACAATGCAGATAAGAAATGCCGGACGCGTCTCTTTGTGGCTGCAGACTGGACACTCTCAGTGTTCCTCGGAATTCTCCCAATTTTAGGGTGGAATTGTATTGGGAACTTGTCAAAATGTTCCACGGTGCTGCCACTGTACTCCAAGAACTACATTCTGGCTTGCATTCTGGTCTTTATTTTAATCTTGTTTGCAATCGTGATATTGTACGTTCGGATTTATCGTTTAGTGAAGTGCAACAGCCCTGGCGTGGGCACAACGAGAAGCCTGGTGGCCAGGAGGTGCCAGAAATACTTAGCGTTACTCAAAACTGTTACCATTGTGGTGGGCACCTTCATCGCCTGCTGGCTGCCGCTCTTCATAGTGCTGCTTTTGGATGTTTCATGTGCGGCAGGGACTTGCAGGATTCTTTATAAGGCCGATTATTTCCTGGGACTGGCCATGATTAATTCAGCATTGAATCCCATCATTTACACTCTGACCAGCAGAGATATGCGCCGGGCTATCGTGCGCCTATTGTGTCTGACCAAAGACGGAGAGCAGGCTAAATGCTGCGGGATCCTGATCTCAGAGTGCAGCACCAGCCAGGTGGACAGATCATCCCACAGGCATGAGCCCCTCCATACAACCCTGTCCTCTGGCAATGGACCTCAATCACCTACTAGAACGTCACTCGCCTGA